In Nostoc sp. GT001, a genomic segment contains:
- a CDS encoding GAF domain-containing sensor histidine kinase has product MLSSPDLSFSRTLPIVVFNQLGELLEQMAQTVGSAVLILTEAVLVRICIPVEWQRQRFTLVISEQFSVLLVGTFEQGNRETEGEETYSEINTQLTFNLEAIASFVYELRDLFECDSYTHQNLERYQQIIRPNDATLQSQFTLLLLEYLLTQPNQEIIASPSPVGPAVYICQPVEDALKKQISQERLLNQVTTQIRKSLDLPVIMATAITQVREFLELDRLVIYKFEGSQVSTQQYQSDSIPLNETALAIGIELSVRETSEIDFYIHDNNNKDSPFISVNNQPLLEDYQKYGGYIVYEARATNTITSVLNYTEKNCFIRTSQCWEKYQQGFTLAVDDVEKTYALEECLLNFLRECQVRAKFAAPIMFEDKLWGLLIAHQCDEPHQWNDSEKNLLVAIAEQLAIAIHQAELMQTLTQEKQNLEQRVIERTMALRDALLAAEAASRIRSEFLATISHELLTPLTYVIGMSSTLLRWPLGELSQRQRGYLQTIHDSGEHLLEMINDILDLSQIEAGKTALNISEFSLVNVAESAMESLRKKAASEQINLILDLQIDPRRDRFTADAKRVEQILLNLLTNAIKFTPESGSVTLRLWVEDDTAIFQVEDTGIGIPEEQLPLLFEKFQQLDTPYRRRYEGTGLGLALTKQLVELHRGRIEVESTVSIGSIFTVWIPTQTMRVVS; this is encoded by the coding sequence ATGCTTAGTTCTCCTGATTTGAGCTTTTCTCGAACCTTGCCTATTGTTGTATTTAATCAGCTTGGGGAGTTGTTAGAACAGATGGCTCAAACGGTGGGAAGTGCCGTTTTGATACTGACAGAAGCTGTGTTGGTGCGGATTTGCATACCTGTAGAGTGGCAAAGACAAAGGTTTACGCTAGTGATTTCCGAGCAGTTTAGTGTCCTTTTGGTAGGAACCTTTGAGCAAGGAAACAGGGAAACAGAGGGAGAAGAAACTTACTCAGAAATCAATACTCAGTTGACGTTTAATTTGGAGGCGATCGCTTCTTTTGTCTACGAATTGAGAGACTTGTTTGAGTGCGATTCTTATACTCACCAAAATCTCGAACGCTATCAGCAAATTATTAGACCTAATGATGCTACGCTCCAAAGTCAATTTACGCTGTTGTTATTAGAATATCTCCTAACTCAGCCAAACCAAGAAATAATAGCATCTCCCAGCCCAGTTGGGCCAGCAGTTTATATCTGTCAGCCAGTGGAAGATGCTTTAAAAAAACAGATTTCTCAAGAGCGGTTGTTAAATCAGGTAACAACGCAGATCCGCAAAAGCCTGGATTTGCCTGTCATTATGGCAACGGCAATTACACAGGTGCGTGAGTTTCTGGAATTAGACAGATTAGTAATTTATAAATTTGAAGGTTCCCAAGTTAGTACTCAACAATACCAATCTGATAGTATTCCCCTCAATGAAACGGCACTGGCAATAGGCATAGAACTATCAGTTAGGGAAACTTCTGAAATCGATTTTTATATACACGATAACAATAATAAAGACTCACCTTTTATATCAGTCAATAATCAACCTCTTCTAGAAGATTATCAAAAATATGGAGGTTATATTGTCTATGAAGCCCGTGCTACAAATACTATTACATCCGTGTTGAATTACACGGAGAAAAATTGCTTTATCCGAACCTCTCAGTGTTGGGAGAAGTATCAGCAAGGTTTTACCTTAGCTGTGGATGATGTCGAAAAAACTTATGCTCTGGAAGAGTGTTTGTTAAATTTTTTAAGGGAATGCCAAGTTAGGGCTAAGTTCGCTGCACCGATTATGTTTGAAGACAAACTGTGGGGATTGCTGATTGCTCATCAGTGCGATGAACCCCACCAGTGGAATGATAGCGAAAAAAACTTGCTGGTTGCGATCGCAGAACAATTAGCGATCGCAATTCACCAAGCTGAGTTAATGCAAACCCTCACCCAAGAAAAACAAAATCTCGAACAACGAGTTATTGAGCGCACAATGGCTCTGCGTGATGCTCTCCTCGCCGCCGAAGCTGCTAGCCGGATCAGAAGTGAGTTTCTCGCTACTATCAGTCATGAATTGCTCACGCCTTTAACTTATGTGATTGGGATGTCTTCGACGTTATTACGCTGGCCTTTGGGTGAATTGAGTCAACGACAACGCGGTTATCTGCAAACCATCCACGATAGTGGAGAACATTTATTAGAAATGATTAACGACATCCTCGATTTATCACAAATCGAGGCTGGTAAGACAGCTTTAAATATTTCGGAATTTTCTTTGGTGAATGTTGCCGAAAGTGCTATGGAGTCACTGCGAAAAAAAGCAGCAAGCGAACAAATTAATCTTATACTTGATTTGCAAATCGATCCCAGACGCGATCGCTTTACCGCCGATGCAAAACGAGTAGAACAAATTCTTTTGAATCTGTTAACTAATGCGATTAAATTCACCCCTGAAAGTGGCAGCGTTACCTTACGTCTTTGGGTAGAAGATGATACTGCTATTTTTCAAGTAGAAGACACCGGAATCGGTATTCCTGAAGAACAATTGCCATTACTGTTTGAGAAATTTCAGCAACTCGATACACCCTATCGTCGCCGCTACGAAGGCACTGGACTTGGACTAGCTTTAACTAAACAACTTGTAGAACTTCATCGCGGTCGAATTGAAGTAGAATCAACTGTAAGTATTGGCTCAATTTTTACTGTATGGATACCAACTCAGACCATGAGAGTGGTGAGTTAG
- a CDS encoding YheC/YheD family protein: protein MLDNVSLLLKACENLNISYEILHPSENLIKIKLNSKQHYFCNYSTPLLNQAVAHLLKDKEYTYHVLNKKIKLPRTVGFLSPFCDTKYKVYLKFPTIQDIVLEIKENFETPVIIKRNSGASGHNVFLCKNIDKIETALKEIFNINNKYDYVALAQEFIHIKSEYRAVFLNKELVLLYEKDITDAKFVGNLSPLHWDGAKAKYINDPQILSEIANFAQPVFEELDLDYGGFDIVLDRDNQYWLIEINSHPNFGIFIRDNGEEYVLKIFEKMLVSLASN, encoded by the coding sequence ATGTTAGACAATGTTTCGTTATTGCTGAAAGCCTGTGAAAATTTAAATATCAGCTATGAAATTCTTCATCCTTCAGAAAACTTAATCAAAATAAAATTGAATAGTAAACAGCATTATTTTTGCAACTATAGTACTCCGTTGCTTAATCAAGCAGTAGCACACCTGCTCAAAGACAAAGAATATACTTATCATGTTTTAAATAAAAAAATTAAACTCCCTCGAACGGTGGGTTTTCTTTCCCCTTTTTGTGACACCAAATATAAGGTTTACTTAAAATTCCCAACTATTCAAGATATCGTATTGGAAATAAAAGAAAATTTTGAAACACCAGTAATTATTAAAAGAAACTCCGGTGCAAGCGGGCATAATGTTTTTTTATGTAAGAATATAGATAAAATTGAAACTGCTTTAAAAGAAATTTTTAATATTAATAATAAGTATGATTACGTCGCTCTTGCTCAAGAATTTATTCACATCAAATCTGAATATAGAGCGGTTTTCTTAAACAAAGAGTTAGTTTTGCTCTATGAAAAAGATATAACTGATGCGAAATTTGTCGGTAATCTCAGCCCTCTACACTGGGATGGTGCAAAAGCTAAGTATATTAACGATCCACAAATACTATCAGAGATTGCTAATTTTGCTCAACCAGTTTTTGAAGAATTAGACCTTGATTATGGTGGTTTTGATATCGTATTAGATCGAGATAATCAATATTGGTTAATTGAAATCAACTCTCACCCAAACTTTGGCATTTTTATTAGAGACAATGGAGAGGAGTATGTATTGAAAATTTTTGAAAAAATGCTCGTTAGCCTAGCCTCAAATTGA
- a CDS encoding metallophosphoesterase produces the protein MNLKRRQFLFLSSVSTIGTGFFGWTFRQNYQTADITDSTTAIAANPAKKDLLLRFVSVADTGTGAKGQYAVAGAMNAYHKKNPYDLVVLAGDNIYNNGEIEKINAVFERPYQGLLKQGVKFHACLGNHDIRTANGDPQVKYAGFNMKGRYYTFRRGTVQFFALDTNGNADWKNQLPWLEKELSLSKAPWKVVFGHHPIYSSGQYGSNPDFIKTFTPLFKKYGVQLYINGHEHNYERTRAIDGTTYLICGAGAGNRPVGRSEWTGYSTSDLSFAVYEVYKDRIEISAIATNNRVFDKGIIQLKSA, from the coding sequence ATGAACCTAAAACGCCGTCAATTTTTATTTTTAAGTAGCGTCAGCACTATTGGTACAGGATTTTTCGGCTGGACGTTTCGTCAAAATTATCAAACTGCTGATATTACCGATTCAACAACAGCTATAGCCGCCAACCCAGCCAAAAAAGACTTGTTATTACGTTTTGTGTCTGTAGCAGATACGGGGACTGGCGCTAAGGGACAGTATGCTGTGGCTGGAGCGATGAATGCGTATCATAAGAAAAATCCCTATGATTTAGTTGTTTTAGCTGGAGACAACATTTACAATAACGGCGAAATTGAGAAAATTAATGCAGTTTTTGAGCGTCCTTATCAAGGTTTACTCAAGCAAGGCGTGAAATTTCATGCTTGTTTAGGTAATCACGATATTCGTACAGCTAATGGCGATCCACAAGTCAAGTATGCTGGCTTTAATATGAAGGGACGTTACTATACATTTCGCCGGGGAACTGTACAATTTTTTGCTTTAGATACTAACGGGAATGCTGATTGGAAAAACCAGTTACCTTGGTTAGAAAAAGAATTAAGTCTTAGTAAAGCTCCTTGGAAAGTAGTGTTTGGTCATCATCCGATTTATTCATCGGGTCAATATGGGAGCAATCCAGATTTTATTAAAACTTTTACTCCCCTATTTAAAAAATACGGCGTTCAACTTTACATCAATGGTCACGAACATAATTATGAACGCACTCGTGCTATTGATGGTACAACTTACTTAATTTGTGGCGCGGGTGCTGGGAATCGTCCTGTAGGGCGTTCTGAGTGGACAGGGTATTCTACCAGTGATTTAAGTTTTGCTGTTTATGAAGTGTATAAAGATAGAATAGAAATAAGTGCGATCGCCACTAATAATCGCGTTTTTGATAAAGGTATTATTCAGTTGAAATCAGCGTAA
- a CDS encoding AAA family ATPase — protein sequence MKVKRSKMQSFRGIGDLTLEFDETSPRALIGINGVGKSSILDCLAILLSQLIRDIAYAESISKNRSLGYQIVYDS from the coding sequence ATGAAAGTCAAGCGCTCGAAAATGCAATCCTTCCGTGGAATCGGCGATTTGACGCTTGAGTTTGATGAAACGAGTCCAAGGGCGCTGATTGGTATTAACGGTGTTGGCAAATCGAGTATTCTTGATTGCCTTGCTATTCTTTTGTCACAGTTGATAAGGGATATTGCATATGCAGAGTCAATAAGTAAAAATAGGAGTTTAGGATACCAAATAGTATATGATTCTTGA
- a CDS encoding antibiotic biosynthesis monooxygenase: protein MILEAVMLPVKPGLQSDFEVAFKKASKIISSMDGYLSHELHKCIEVQGKYLLLVRWETLESHTVGFRSSAEYQEWKKLLHHFYEPFPTVEHFEEIEI, encoded by the coding sequence ATGATTCTTGAGGCAGTTATGCTTCCTGTTAAACCTGGTCTGCAATCCGATTTTGAAGTTGCCTTCAAAAAAGCTTCTAAAATTATTTCCTCAATGGACGGATATTTATCTCATGAATTGCATAAATGTATAGAAGTTCAAGGTAAATACTTATTACTTGTTAGATGGGAAACTTTAGAATCTCACACTGTAGGATTTAGAAGTTCTGCTGAGTATCAAGAGTGGAAAAAACTTCTGCATCATTTTTATGAGCCATTTCCAACTGTTGAACACTTTGAAGAAATTGAAATATGA
- the pcrA gene encoding DNA helicase PcrA has protein sequence MTTTIDFLSHLNPSQRQAVEHYCGPLLVVAGAGSGKTRALTYRIANLILKHRVDPENILAVTFTNKAAREMKERIQRLFAEQLAMKQHGQRLDLLTEYQQTQLRSQVYKNTIKDLWCGTFHSLFSRILRFDIEKYVDEKGRKWNRNFSIFDESDVISLIKEIVNKELNLDDKKFDARSVRYAISNAKNQGLSPQEFEQEQPNYRGRVIAQVYNLYQDKLAQNNALDFDDLILVPTRLFQQNEQVLGYWHRKFRHILVDEYQDTNRTQYQLINLLVTNGETKKSEWQWENRSVFVVGDADQSIYSFRMADFTILLGFQEDFGDGLVDDDTRTMVKLEENYRSCENILQAANELIENNTQRIDKVLKATRGTGEQITCHKADEELAEAAFVINQISTLEQQNPELNWGSFAILYRTNAQSRPFEELLVKYQIPYTVVGGMRFYDRKEIKDVVAYLRAINNPADTVSLLRVINTPRRGIGKTTIDALMNASQQLGTTLWEILSDETSVNTLAGRATKAVNNFAAIISRWQGQVATLPVTEVLQGILEDSGYVQDLMNQGTDEATDRVQNVQELYNAALQFQEENEEISLRDFLSSAALSSDLDNLKEGQTAVSLMTLHASKGLEFPVVFLVGLEQGLFPGYRSLSDPASLEEERRLCYVGITRAQERLYLSHARERRLYGSREPAMRSQFLDELPEELISTKRASRQSYTKSASSSSGKQDSTQNWQVGDRVLHKTFGLGEITHVFGTGNKMSVAIKFASLGQKIVDPRVAQLQRVE, from the coding sequence ATGACAACAACCATCGACTTTCTCAGTCACCTTAACCCTAGCCAACGTCAAGCTGTCGAACATTACTGCGGCCCGTTGTTAGTTGTTGCTGGCGCAGGTTCCGGTAAAACACGAGCGCTGACTTATCGGATTGCGAATCTAATTCTGAAACACCGTGTAGATCCAGAAAATATCCTGGCGGTTACTTTTACCAACAAAGCCGCGCGGGAGATGAAAGAACGGATTCAACGGCTGTTCGCTGAACAACTGGCAATGAAACAACACGGTCAGCGGTTAGATTTGTTGACAGAATACCAACAAACACAACTGCGATCGCAAGTTTATAAAAACACGATCAAAGACTTATGGTGTGGGACTTTCCACAGTCTATTTTCTCGCATTCTCCGTTTTGATATTGAAAAATATGTAGACGAAAAAGGACGCAAGTGGAATCGTAATTTCTCTATTTTTGATGAATCAGATGTTATCAGTCTGATCAAAGAAATCGTTAATAAAGAGCTAAATTTAGACGATAAGAAGTTTGACGCCCGCTCTGTCCGCTACGCTATTAGTAACGCTAAAAACCAAGGTTTATCGCCCCAAGAATTTGAGCAAGAACAACCAAACTATCGTGGACGAGTGATTGCCCAAGTTTACAATTTATATCAAGATAAGTTAGCACAAAACAACGCTCTCGACTTTGACGATCTTATTCTTGTACCTACTAGATTATTTCAACAAAATGAGCAGGTATTGGGTTATTGGCATCGCAAGTTTCGTCATATCCTTGTAGATGAATATCAGGATACTAACCGTACTCAGTATCAACTGATTAATTTATTAGTTACTAATGGCGAAACCAAAAAGAGCGAATGGCAATGGGAAAATCGCTCAGTTTTTGTTGTCGGCGATGCAGACCAATCAATTTACAGCTTTCGGATGGCAGATTTCACCATCTTGCTAGGATTTCAGGAAGACTTTGGCGATGGTTTGGTAGATGATGATACCCGAACGATGGTTAAGCTGGAAGAAAACTATCGTTCTTGTGAAAACATTCTGCAAGCGGCTAATGAACTAATTGAAAATAACACCCAACGGATTGATAAAGTCCTGAAAGCGACGCGGGGAACGGGTGAACAGATTACTTGTCATAAAGCCGATGAAGAACTGGCAGAAGCGGCATTTGTAATTAATCAAATTAGCACTTTAGAACAGCAAAATCCAGAGTTAAACTGGGGTAGTTTTGCCATACTTTATCGGACGAATGCCCAATCTCGTCCCTTTGAAGAATTGTTGGTTAAATATCAAATTCCTTACACAGTTGTAGGGGGAATGAGGTTTTACGATCGCAAAGAAATTAAAGATGTCGTTGCTTATTTAAGAGCGATAAATAATCCAGCTGATACAGTCAGTTTATTACGAGTTATTAATACTCCCCGGCGGGGAATTGGCAAAACCACTATTGATGCTTTGATGAACGCATCTCAGCAATTAGGGACGACTTTGTGGGAAATCCTCAGCGATGAAACATCAGTTAATACATTAGCTGGACGGGCGACAAAAGCTGTAAATAACTTTGCCGCAATAATTAGCCGTTGGCAAGGACAAGTCGCCACGCTTCCGGTGACAGAGGTTTTGCAAGGAATATTAGAAGATTCTGGTTACGTTCAAGACTTGATGAATCAAGGCACAGATGAAGCCACAGATCGGGTACAAAACGTCCAGGAACTTTATAACGCCGCACTGCAATTTCAAGAAGAAAATGAAGAGATTTCCCTACGAGATTTTCTAAGTAGCGCCGCCCTCAGTTCCGATTTGGATAACTTAAAAGAAGGGCAGACAGCCGTTTCTTTGATGACTTTGCACGCTTCCAAAGGTTTGGAATTTCCCGTAGTATTTTTGGTGGGATTAGAACAGGGGCTATTTCCCGGCTACCGTTCCCTAAGTGATCCTGCATCTTTGGAAGAGGAACGCCGCTTGTGTTATGTGGGGATTACTCGCGCCCAAGAAAGGTTGTATTTATCACACGCGCGGGAACGCCGTTTGTATGGTTCTCGTGAACCTGCGATGCGATCGCAATTTCTCGACGAATTGCCAGAAGAATTAATATCTACCAAACGCGCGAGTCGTCAAAGTTATACCAAAAGTGCCTCTAGTTCTAGTGGTAAACAAGACTCAACGCAGAATTGGCAAGTGGGCGATAGAGTATTACACAAAACCTTTGGTCTTGGTGAAATCACTCACGTCTTCGGAACGGGTAATAAGATGTCTGTAGCAATTAAATTTGCCAGCTTGGGACAAAAAATTGTTGACCCAAGAGTAGCACAGTTGCAACGAGTAGAGTAA
- a CDS encoding sodium-dependent bicarbonate transport family permease, giving the protein MDFSLIVSNILNPPILFFFLGMTAVFVKSDLEIPPPVPKLLSLYLLFAIGFKGGVELIKSGLNQEVILTLLAAMLMACFVPIYTFFILKWKLDTYDAAAIAATYGSISAVTFITASAFLTELGIQYDGYMVAALALMESPAIIVGLILVSIFTADEKREFAWSEVLQEAFLNSSVFLLVGSLLIGVLTGERGWHVLEPFTQGLFYGILTFFLLDMGLVAARRIKDLQKTGVFLILFAILIPILNAGIGLAIAKFIGMPQGNSLLFAVLCASASYIAVPAAMRMTVPEANPSLYVSTALAVTFPFNIIVGIPLYLYGINLFWR; this is encoded by the coding sequence ATGGATTTTAGCTTAATTGTATCCAACATTTTGAATCCGCCAATCTTGTTTTTCTTTTTAGGCATGACTGCTGTTTTTGTCAAGTCTGATTTGGAAATTCCCCCACCAGTACCCAAACTCCTTTCGTTGTATTTGCTGTTTGCAATTGGTTTTAAAGGAGGGGTAGAACTAATCAAAAGCGGACTGAATCAGGAAGTAATTTTAACACTCCTGGCAGCAATGTTGATGGCTTGTTTTGTTCCAATTTACACCTTTTTTATCTTAAAGTGGAAACTGGATACTTACGATGCTGCGGCGATCGCAGCAACCTACGGTTCTATCAGTGCCGTCACTTTCATCACTGCTAGCGCTTTTTTAACTGAGCTTGGTATTCAGTACGATGGTTACATGGTAGCAGCTCTTGCCCTGATGGAATCTCCGGCGATCATTGTTGGTCTGATTTTGGTAAGTATATTCACCGCAGATGAAAAGCGAGAGTTTGCTTGGTCAGAAGTTTTGCAAGAAGCATTTCTTAATAGTTCAGTTTTTCTACTAGTCGGTAGCCTCTTAATCGGTGTCTTGACAGGAGAACGTGGTTGGCACGTATTAGAACCCTTTACTCAAGGGTTGTTTTATGGCATTCTCACCTTCTTTTTATTGGATATGGGACTGGTGGCTGCCAGAAGAATTAAAGACTTGCAAAAAACCGGAGTTTTCCTGATTTTATTTGCCATACTAATTCCAATACTCAATGCAGGGATTGGGTTAGCGATCGCCAAATTCATCGGTATGCCTCAAGGAAATTCGCTATTATTCGCTGTATTGTGTGCCAGCGCTTCTTACATTGCTGTGCCTGCGGCGATGCGGATGACTGTTCCCGAAGCAAATCCCAGCCTATATGTTTCTACCGCTCTAGCAGTCACATTTCCGTTCAATATTATTGTGGGAATTCCGCTATATCTCTACGGAATTAACCTATTCTGGAGGTAA
- a CDS encoding P-II family nitrogen regulator, producing MHVVKKIEIIANSFELAKILDNLDKSGVHNHAVIRNVVGKGLRGTTEDLDMTMLDNVYILAFCMPEELKRVVENIRPLLNKFGGTCYVSDVMEIRSVRCIASL from the coding sequence ATGCACGTAGTTAAAAAGATAGAAATTATCGCCAATTCCTTTGAGCTTGCCAAAATTTTAGATAATTTAGACAAGTCAGGTGTACATAACCATGCCGTCATTAGAAATGTTGTTGGTAAAGGATTACGAGGAACGACAGAAGATTTAGACATGACCATGCTTGATAATGTTTACATCCTCGCGTTTTGTATGCCAGAAGAACTCAAGCGTGTTGTCGAAAATATCAGACCACTCCTGAATAAATTCGGAGGTACTTGTTACGTTTCCGATGTGATGGAAATTCGCTCTGTCAGATGTATCGCGTCTCTGTAA
- a CDS encoding carbonic anhydrase translates to MERRDFLKLGMTGAFGMMLSASDLLWRVEQAKAAEIPSTSAESLSPDAALQKLIEGNQRFIQHHPQYPDQSELRLHEVAQAQHPFATILSCADSRVPAEIVFDQGIGDIFDVRIAGNIATHEAIGSIEYAVVLLGSPLLMVMGHERCGAVTAAVQKESLPGDISTFVKAIKPALKRVKDQPGDAVENAVVANVEYQIERLKRSKLLTKQVESGKLKIVGGRYDLDTGKVSIII, encoded by the coding sequence ATGGAACGTCGTGACTTTTTGAAGTTGGGAATGACCGGGGCATTTGGGATGATGCTATCTGCCAGCGATTTACTCTGGCGGGTAGAACAGGCGAAAGCTGCCGAAATCCCCTCAACTTCTGCTGAATCCCTCAGTCCCGATGCCGCCTTACAAAAGCTGATCGAGGGAAATCAGCGGTTTATTCAGCATCATCCCCAGTACCCCGATCAATCTGAACTGCGGCTGCACGAAGTTGCTCAAGCTCAACATCCATTTGCAACTATTCTTAGTTGTGCGGATTCACGAGTCCCCGCAGAAATTGTTTTCGATCAAGGCATTGGAGACATTTTTGATGTGCGGATTGCCGGAAATATTGCCACACATGAAGCGATCGGTAGTATTGAATATGCAGTTGTCTTATTAGGTTCTCCACTGCTGATGGTGATGGGCCATGAACGTTGTGGCGCAGTAACCGCCGCTGTCCAAAAGGAATCATTACCTGGTGATATTAGTACTTTTGTTAAGGCAATTAAGCCAGCCCTGAAAAGGGTCAAGGATCAGCCGGGTGATGCAGTTGAAAACGCTGTGGTGGCAAATGTGGAATATCAAATTGAACGATTGAAGCGATCAAAGCTTTTAACTAAGCAGGTGGAGTCGGGCAAATTGAAAATTGTCGGGGGTCGTTACGATTTAGATACAGGCAAAGTAAGTATTATTATTTGA
- a CDS encoding ATP-binding protein — translation MPTQKPTPIYSSSESKKVSAEEPSTDELPTIEFPSRGKLKASSWRIHQKIGYGYFVAIGIGFFGSLTGLVIANYYRGREVRQFNQAYEQGQLLSNYKDAVVGAQLHSSNLVAVLENSQQLQNKKADFLNNVEKAKELESKIGGFIDSKPKRLAATSSTLQTLLLDYKTNLKAYVEQIEVVLQKIDSRKVQPQQISSARSQLLAIMRGQTAVRLDQLSQSLTNILQTAEDQEQERQKAVEQARIVERLIVIMSMLVSVAIAAIVAWRTSRAIAEPVIIVTQVAEQVARKHNFDLRAPVTTEDEIGLLAKSLNRLIERVSERTKQLQQAKELAEAASKAKSVFLANVSHELRTPLNAVIGLSQLLEDDATDLGLSPDFITDLETINAAGKHLLHLINEILDLSKIEAGKMTLYPETFEIATLIHNVVLTVKPAIEKNANVLEVDFDEQLGTMYADQTRMRQVLLNLLSNASKFTTNGKIMLTVKREKDEVRLDAPLGSIIFTVTDTGIGMSNRQQQQLFQPFTQGDTSTTKKYGGTGLGLAISRHFCQMMGGEIIVKSQPGIGSTFTIRLPMTVQD, via the coding sequence ATGCCAACTCAAAAGCCAACCCCTATCTACAGCAGTTCAGAAAGCAAAAAAGTGTCAGCCGAAGAGCCATCGACAGACGAACTCCCAACTATAGAATTTCCTTCACGAGGGAAACTCAAAGCTAGTTCTTGGCGTATCCATCAAAAAATTGGCTATGGGTACTTTGTAGCTATCGGAATTGGCTTTTTTGGCTCACTGACTGGATTAGTGATTGCTAATTACTACCGGGGAAGGGAAGTTAGACAATTTAATCAAGCTTATGAACAAGGACAACTACTGAGTAATTATAAAGATGCAGTAGTAGGGGCGCAATTACATAGTTCTAACCTAGTTGCTGTATTAGAAAATTCACAACAACTGCAAAACAAAAAAGCGGATTTTCTGAATAATGTTGAAAAAGCCAAGGAACTAGAGTCAAAAATTGGCGGATTTATTGACAGTAAACCTAAAAGACTTGCAGCAACAAGTTCGACTTTACAGACATTATTGCTGGATTACAAGACTAATTTAAAAGCCTACGTTGAACAAATTGAGGTCGTCTTACAGAAAATTGACTCCCGAAAAGTGCAGCCTCAGCAGATTTCTTCTGCCCGATCGCAGTTATTGGCAATTATGCGTGGTCAAACAGCCGTGCGGCTAGACCAGCTTTCTCAAAGCTTGACTAACATCCTGCAAACTGCTGAAGATCAAGAGCAAGAAAGGCAAAAAGCTGTCGAGCAGGCGAGAATAGTTGAGCGGTTAATTGTAATAATGAGTATGCTGGTTTCGGTAGCGATCGCAGCCATTGTAGCTTGGCGTACCAGTCGAGCGATCGCAGAACCAGTTATCATTGTAACCCAAGTAGCTGAACAAGTTGCCAGGAAACATAATTTCGATTTGCGAGCGCCCGTTACCACTGAAGATGAAATTGGATTACTTGCCAAATCTCTAAATCGTTTAATTGAGCGAGTATCTGAGCGAACAAAACAACTACAACAAGCTAAAGAATTAGCCGAAGCTGCTAGCAAGGCAAAAAGCGTATTTTTGGCCAATGTCAGCCACGAATTACGCACACCATTAAATGCTGTCATTGGCTTAAGCCAACTACTAGAAGACGACGCTACCGATCTTGGTTTATCGCCAGACTTTATTACAGATTTAGAAACAATTAATGCTGCTGGGAAACATCTACTGCACTTGATTAACGAAATCCTCGACTTGTCAAAAATTGAAGCGGGGAAAATGACCCTGTATCCTGAGACATTCGAGATTGCAACGCTGATTCATAACGTTGTCCTCACAGTCAAGCCAGCTATAGAAAAAAATGCCAATGTTTTAGAAGTGGATTTTGATGAGCAACTTGGCACCATGTATGCCGATCAAACCAGGATGCGGCAGGTGTTATTAAACTTACTAAGTAACGCTAGTAAGTTCACTACAAACGGTAAGATAATGCTGACAGTCAAAAGAGAAAAAGATGAAGTACGGCTGGATGCTCCTTTAGGCAGCATTATTTTCACCGTTACCGACACAGGTATCGGTATGTCTAACCGTCAACAGCAGCAGTTATTTCAACCTTTTACACAAGGTGACACTTCAACTACGAAAAAGTATGGAGGTACGGGATTGGGGTTGGCAATTAGCCGCCACTTTTGCCAGATGATGGGTGGTGAAATTATTGTCAAAAGTCAGCCAGGAATTGGCTCTACTTTCACTATTCGTCTACCAATGACTGTGCAGGATTGA